The following proteins are encoded in a genomic region of Euzebyales bacterium:
- a CDS encoding Clp protease N-terminal domain-containing protein, whose amino-acid sequence MVERFTHDARAIVTPAVAEAERRHDRCVGTEHVLLGAIASPNAVTSAVMDALGRDLPAARQAVDDADTAALRAVGLGAEVVLPPASPVVDRSTSGRRSRWSRRHRPFTA is encoded by the coding sequence ATGGTCGAACGCTTCACCCATGATGCGCGGGCGATCGTCACCCCCGCGGTCGCCGAGGCCGAGCGCCGCCACGACCGTTGCGTCGGCACCGAGCACGTGCTGCTGGGCGCCATCGCCTCGCCGAACGCGGTGACGAGTGCTGTCATGGACGCCCTGGGACGTGACCTGCCTGCGGCCCGTCAGGCCGTCGACGACGCGGACACCGCGGCACTGAGGGCAGTCGGCCTCGGCGCCGAGGTCGTCTTGCCACCGGCCTCACCGGTCGTGGATCGGTCGACGTCCGGACGGCGCAGCCGGTGGTCACGACGGCACCGGCCGTTCACCGCGG